The following proteins come from a genomic window of Gimesia chilikensis:
- a CDS encoding glycerophosphodiester phosphodiesterase family protein gives MRHSLYCMLAVCLMTLLSPLAWSFPAESDPGAAVDTLQQIVAHRGASSDRPENTLSALQRAIELKATAVEIDVRTSKDGTLFLLHDAKLDRTTDGTGVATELTMPQLKQLDAGSAFNKAYAGERIPTLGEALQLCRGKINVLLDLKEQGTAYAEAVAKTVREQGDPRQTIVGVRSLEQAQLFRKLLPQAQQLGFIPNPESIDAFAQAGVEYIRLWPRWLDDESLVPAIKRQGVKLHLNGSTGKPDEIIPLLKHKPASLLVDDVATLQATLKQLKASQKVSAKLNNLIEKTAGSPLVPGISGVDENTFLNRDYQMLALPQELEGQPRYLFDGGSGQRVELQFKKPTVVFAAFEYNNTGAWSFSQGRSPRDHGWRKLANAAYRGTSNGTVKDKPHFASIYYCEFQPGQKLSGLPPWWLCLAITDANAARQIPGFQAGSSGPITVPSTYSYEAETTRARPLHVPEFQNKRQWAQWQETQRQAFQEQFVYPYPGKLTIKPVGAALDRGTFRQQEFAVDHDGQRIFRFFRLAPPSQPEKKLPTIVCFMGHGKVSQILSEPNSYQHACAAQFAEQGYLVYAMENVGMEPGSDRHHELDHLLRLDGYSWYGLLFAHQQILLQHVFADPQVNSAKVGATGVSTGGLLALSAAAFEPRIAATSVQGIFGSMRVSFIRDRQRHCHCGAIPGLLPAFDLPEMALLVAPRPLHISNAVSDGFSPAEAKRCIKLITPLYQQVGGKTPEFSAPPGHHEFAFQEALKFFTNTIGKPE, from the coding sequence ATGAGACACTCACTTTACTGCATGCTGGCAGTCTGTCTGATGACGCTGCTTTCCCCCCTGGCCTGGAGCTTCCCGGCAGAATCAGATCCGGGAGCAGCCGTTGACACTCTTCAACAGATCGTGGCACATCGCGGCGCCAGCAGTGACCGGCCCGAGAACACACTGTCTGCTTTGCAGCGGGCCATCGAATTGAAAGCGACAGCCGTCGAGATTGATGTGCGGACCAGTAAAGATGGCACGCTCTTCCTGCTCCACGATGCCAAACTCGATCGCACCACCGACGGCACCGGAGTGGCCACCGAATTGACCATGCCTCAGCTAAAACAGCTCGACGCCGGTTCTGCATTCAACAAAGCATACGCAGGCGAACGAATCCCCACCCTGGGCGAAGCCCTGCAGCTCTGTCGCGGAAAAATCAACGTACTGCTGGACCTCAAGGAACAGGGCACCGCTTATGCCGAAGCGGTTGCGAAAACGGTCCGCGAACAGGGCGATCCGCGGCAGACCATCGTTGGTGTCAGAAGCCTGGAACAGGCGCAGCTGTTTCGTAAACTGCTACCCCAGGCGCAGCAACTGGGCTTCATTCCAAATCCCGAATCCATCGATGCCTTCGCCCAGGCAGGCGTGGAATATATTCGCCTCTGGCCCCGCTGGCTCGACGATGAGTCACTCGTCCCCGCCATCAAACGTCAGGGAGTCAAACTGCACCTCAACGGCTCCACAGGCAAACCGGATGAAATCATCCCCCTGCTCAAGCACAAACCCGCTTCGCTGCTGGTCGATGACGTCGCCACGCTGCAAGCCACGTTAAAGCAACTCAAAGCCAGCCAGAAAGTCTCTGCGAAGCTGAACAATCTGATTGAGAAAACCGCAGGCTCGCCACTGGTCCCCGGAATCAGTGGCGTAGATGAGAACACATTTTTGAATCGCGATTACCAGATGCTCGCGTTACCACAGGAACTTGAAGGACAGCCTCGCTATCTGTTTGACGGTGGTAGCGGTCAGCGTGTCGAACTGCAGTTCAAAAAGCCAACCGTGGTCTTCGCGGCGTTCGAGTACAACAACACCGGTGCCTGGTCATTTTCCCAAGGACGCTCCCCCCGCGACCATGGCTGGCGAAAGCTCGCTAACGCCGCCTATCGGGGCACGAGTAATGGCACTGTGAAAGACAAACCTCACTTCGCTTCGATCTATTACTGTGAATTTCAGCCCGGCCAGAAACTCTCGGGACTGCCTCCCTGGTGGTTATGCCTGGCGATCACGGACGCGAACGCCGCCCGACAGATTCCCGGTTTTCAGGCAGGCAGCTCGGGGCCAATCACCGTGCCTTCCACTTACTCTTACGAGGCCGAAACCACCCGCGCCCGTCCGCTGCACGTACCCGAATTTCAAAACAAGCGTCAATGGGCCCAGTGGCAGGAGACGCAACGCCAGGCCTTCCAGGAACAGTTCGTCTATCCTTATCCGGGAAAGCTGACAATCAAACCAGTGGGGGCAGCCTTAGATCGAGGCACGTTCCGTCAACAGGAATTCGCAGTCGACCATGATGGCCAGCGGATCTTTCGCTTCTTCCGTCTCGCTCCTCCATCTCAGCCGGAAAAAAAGCTGCCGACCATCGTCTGTTTTATGGGGCATGGCAAAGTCAGCCAGATCCTCTCCGAGCCGAACAGCTATCAGCATGCCTGTGCGGCTCAGTTTGCCGAACAGGGATACCTTGTCTATGCGATGGAAAACGTCGGCATGGAACCGGGCAGCGACCGGCACCATGAACTGGATCACCTGTTACGCCTGGATGGCTATAGCTGGTACGGCCTGCTGTTTGCCCACCAGCAGATCCTGCTGCAGCACGTGTTTGCAGACCCGCAGGTGAATTCAGCCAAAGTCGGTGCGACCGGCGTCTCAACAGGAGGACTGCTCGCCCTCTCCGCCGCTGCCTTCGAACCGCGAATCGCAGCCACTTCCGTCCAGGGAATCTTCGGCAGCATGCGGGTCTCCTTCATCCGTGACCGTCAGCGACACTGTCACTGCGGCGCCATTCCCGGCCTGCTCCCCGCGTTCGACCTCCCCGAGATGGCCCTGCTGGTCGCCCCCCGTCCCCTGCATATCTCCAACGCGGTCTCCGACGGCTTCAGCCCCGCCGAAGCGAAACGCTGCATCAAGCTGATCACTCCCCTGTATCAACAGGTCGGAGGCAAAACCCCGGAATTCAGCGCGCCCCCCGGACATCACGAATTCGCATTTCAGGAAGCATTAAAGTTTTTCACAAACACCATCGGCAAGCCGGAGTAG
- a CDS encoding alpha/beta hydrolase domain-containing protein — protein sequence MNRLLQVFTVTFVSWLLVGPLAAELTRFEITAREPFAGGQKFGSVGEYERIKGRVYYALDPELPQNQNVVDLKLAPRNKADRVELSADLLILAPKDLSKGNGALLYDVNNRGNLTALRMLNFASGSNDPQTQKQAGDGFLMREGFTYVSSGWDGELLPGSSRLRLFPPVIQQPITGKVRCEIVPSSDTTRTVVNWANHGSYRPTAKGLEQATLTHRLLASHPRVPIPRSEWKLHVKEVDSESPAQLPKVELEYPAGLKKLQIYELIYEAQDPVVMGTGFTAVRDLVSALKQGTGEGNPLLVEGQPVIKRAHSFGVSQSGRFLREMMYWGFNEDEAGRQVFEGIIPHVSGSGMGSFNHRFAQPTRHAGQHDHHDYPPDRFPFAYAAQKDPLSGLTEGILTRAEASGTAPLVMHTQSSSEYWNRSGSLSHTDPLGTTDVALPENVRIYIIGGTQHGPSRFTTDKGDGQTAPNPADYKPFLRALLLSLDNWAKEGTAPPASVYPKISEGTLVNWTQNATGFPQIPGIRYPGVIQQPAYLDFGPRWHKQRIVDFQPPLPRGDYRVLVPRSGPDGNELGCLSAPEVAVPVATYTSWRLRSENGPAANQLYSLSGSYIPFPLTKAEREQRGDPRPSVEERYGTLEAYLEQLAAQCEVYEKAGYLLQEDRERIMQTQRERVAPLFAKINAKAEPAEQGK from the coding sequence ATGAATCGTTTACTGCAAGTCTTCACTGTTACATTCGTCTCCTGGCTGCTTGTGGGACCGCTGGCTGCGGAGCTTACGCGCTTTGAAATTACTGCACGCGAACCGTTTGCCGGTGGTCAGAAATTTGGGTCTGTCGGAGAGTACGAACGGATTAAGGGCCGCGTGTATTATGCACTCGATCCTGAGTTGCCACAGAATCAGAATGTTGTCGATCTGAAGCTGGCACCGCGTAACAAAGCGGACCGGGTGGAGCTGTCAGCGGATCTGCTCATCCTGGCGCCGAAAGATTTGAGCAAAGGCAACGGGGCGCTGTTGTACGATGTCAATAACCGGGGCAACCTGACTGCCTTGCGGATGTTAAACTTCGCTTCGGGGAGCAACGATCCCCAAACACAGAAACAGGCGGGTGACGGTTTTCTGATGCGAGAGGGCTTCACTTATGTTTCGAGCGGCTGGGACGGGGAACTGTTGCCGGGAAGCAGTCGTCTGAGGCTCTTTCCCCCGGTGATTCAACAGCCGATTACTGGTAAGGTGCGTTGTGAAATCGTTCCCAGTTCAGATACCACGCGGACGGTCGTCAACTGGGCGAACCATGGTTCCTATCGTCCGACGGCCAAGGGACTGGAGCAGGCGACGTTGACGCATCGTCTGCTGGCCAGTCATCCGCGGGTGCCGATTCCCCGTTCGGAATGGAAACTGCATGTCAAGGAGGTCGACAGTGAGTCGCCCGCACAGCTGCCGAAAGTGGAACTCGAGTATCCCGCCGGACTGAAGAAGCTGCAGATCTACGAGCTGATTTACGAGGCGCAAGATCCCGTTGTGATGGGAACCGGCTTCACTGCGGTACGCGATCTGGTTTCGGCTTTGAAACAGGGGACGGGAGAGGGGAATCCGTTACTGGTGGAAGGCCAGCCTGTGATCAAGCGGGCGCACTCCTTTGGTGTCTCACAAAGCGGGCGTTTTTTACGCGAGATGATGTACTGGGGCTTCAATGAAGACGAAGCGGGCCGCCAGGTCTTCGAGGGGATCATTCCCCACGTTTCCGGATCCGGCATGGGATCGTTCAATCATCGTTTTGCTCAGCCCACGCGGCATGCGGGACAGCACGATCATCATGATTATCCGCCGGACCGTTTCCCCTTTGCTTATGCTGCCCAGAAGGATCCGCTGTCGGGGCTGACTGAGGGAATTCTGACCCGGGCCGAGGCCAGTGGTACTGCCCCGCTGGTGATGCATACGCAGTCTTCTTCAGAGTACTGGAATCGCAGCGGATCACTTTCGCATACCGATCCTCTGGGGACTACTGATGTCGCTCTGCCTGAGAATGTGCGGATCTACATCATCGGAGGAACGCAGCATGGTCCGAGCCGATTCACGACCGATAAGGGGGATGGTCAGACGGCGCCTAATCCCGCGGATTACAAACCGTTCCTGCGTGCGTTGCTGCTCTCACTCGACAACTGGGCGAAAGAGGGAACCGCACCGCCGGCCAGCGTCTATCCGAAGATCAGTGAAGGGACGCTCGTCAACTGGACTCAGAACGCCACCGGGTTTCCACAGATTCCCGGCATTCGTTATCCAGGAGTTATTCAGCAACCTGCTTACCTGGATTTTGGTCCCCGTTGGCATAAACAGCGTATCGTCGATTTCCAGCCCCCTCTGCCGCGCGGCGATTATAGAGTACTCGTTCCCCGTTCCGGACCGGATGGGAATGAGCTGGGATGTCTGTCTGCTCCCGAGGTCGCGGTGCCGGTGGCCACTTATACCAGCTGGCGTTTGCGCAGCGAGAACGGTCCGGCCGCCAATCAGCTTTACAGTCTGTCGGGTTCGTATATACCTTTTCCGTTGACAAAGGCTGAACGCGAACAACGGGGGGATCCGCGACCGTCAGTCGAAGAACGTTATGGCACACTGGAAGCGTACCTCGAACAGCTGGCCGCCCAATGCGAGGTTTATGAGAAAGCCGGCTATCTGCTACAGGAAGATAGAGAGCGGATTATGCAAACGCAGCGTGAGCGGGTGGCACCTCTATTTGCGAAAATCAATGCGAAAGCAGAACCCGCAGAGCAGGGCAAGTGA
- a CDS encoding sigma-70 family RNA polymerase sigma factor — MEQKKQELQFTTLLTAHRRQLYAFIYSLLTDHTDAEDVYQRCSMILWDKFDQYDMECDFLPWAMGIAFYEVKNFLRVSSRDRHHFSEQLLNQLFERMQSSSAPNVQLSSLEKCLKSLRQKDLWLVQQVYWERRKCTSVAEEMGMKINALYDRVGRIRGQLRDCVQRRVSEVEHA, encoded by the coding sequence ATGGAACAGAAAAAACAGGAACTGCAGTTCACAACATTGCTGACGGCGCATCGTCGTCAGTTGTATGCGTTTATCTACTCGCTGCTGACCGATCATACGGATGCGGAAGATGTCTACCAGCGCTGCAGCATGATCCTGTGGGACAAGTTCGATCAATATGACATGGAATGCGATTTTCTGCCCTGGGCCATGGGTATCGCGTTTTATGAAGTGAAAAACTTCCTGCGTGTCTCGTCCCGTGATCGGCACCATTTCTCCGAACAGTTGCTCAACCAGCTCTTTGAGCGGATGCAGAGCAGCAGTGCTCCCAATGTGCAACTCTCATCGCTGGAGAAGTGTTTGAAGTCGCTGCGTCAGAAAGATCTGTGGCTCGTGCAGCAGGTTTACTGGGAACGACGAAAATGTACGTCGGTGGCGGAGGAGATGGGAATGAAAATCAACGCCCTCTATGACCGGGTGGGGCGCATCCGCGGTCAGTTAAGAGACTGTGTGCAGCGGCGTGTGTCGGAGGTGGAACATGCTTGA
- a CDS encoding FecR family protein, with amino-acid sequence MLEKDQRDDAEFQRLLHRLADGPLDQTETEQLESLLLDQPERQTQYLELMCLDASLMELGEISKSVPDYHISHPQEKKSVPWGVWMLTVCAVACLVVAVVLFVSTGNERRQIAQQKDPAVQEETNQTTNEQSPQEPFSKATLIAGHRAVFRGTRFPTLTGSRLRFAENYMLQDGMVKIRFASGAEVILKAPALFQVAQEEELVVNLGQCSVYAPEGAEGFKVSTPTSNVVDLGTRFSVTVAEDGASNVSVVDGEAEVSSLSDPRKKRLLKGETAYVGTDLNLMDGDRDQSSQDYIDAIPDHLIAYESIPDEQGRAKSLASVSVQRAGVQRIYQVDDFILPVVNHYRPGSHAFGVVPAEAPAEEFNRFGPMNLLFASGFINPGGEKEIHQGEFQLGRNGTPGMNLVFEQPVVNGPGPDMIIFDAQSIAHSLEGDVFHLYPQTNHPTARPMTVRKYDIDGHSEQAQIMTGCRLTQLSPDFADDGTPLPIVARSQLVHQVPSRLFAVGIDLDDMQIPPGGSITGLFLQDAQDDADRIDPVVIVGLPPR; translated from the coding sequence ATGCTTGAAAAAGACCAACGGGACGACGCGGAATTTCAGCGGCTGTTACACCGGCTCGCCGACGGTCCACTCGATCAGACAGAGACAGAGCAGCTGGAGTCGTTGCTGCTGGATCAGCCGGAACGTCAGACACAGTACCTGGAACTGATGTGCCTCGATGCTTCCCTGATGGAGTTGGGCGAAATCAGCAAAAGTGTTCCCGACTATCACATCAGTCACCCGCAGGAAAAGAAATCGGTCCCCTGGGGCGTGTGGATGCTGACGGTCTGTGCTGTGGCCTGCCTGGTTGTGGCGGTTGTCCTCTTTGTTTCTACGGGTAATGAACGGCGGCAGATAGCACAACAGAAAGACCCGGCAGTACAGGAAGAAACGAATCAGACCACGAACGAGCAGTCCCCGCAGGAACCGTTTTCAAAAGCAACATTGATCGCAGGCCACCGGGCGGTCTTTCGGGGAACACGTTTTCCCACGCTGACGGGCAGTCGCCTGCGGTTCGCTGAGAACTATATGCTGCAGGATGGCATGGTCAAAATCCGCTTTGCCTCGGGAGCGGAAGTGATTCTCAAAGCACCCGCTCTGTTCCAGGTGGCGCAGGAAGAGGAGCTGGTGGTGAACCTCGGCCAATGCTCGGTCTATGCACCTGAAGGGGCGGAAGGTTTTAAGGTCAGCACGCCGACCAGCAATGTGGTTGACCTGGGGACGCGTTTTTCCGTGACGGTTGCCGAAGACGGTGCCTCGAATGTGTCCGTCGTGGATGGGGAGGCGGAAGTCTCCTCGCTGAGCGATCCCCGCAAAAAGCGTCTGCTTAAAGGGGAGACCGCTTATGTGGGTACCGACCTGAATTTAATGGACGGAGACCGTGATCAGTCGTCTCAAGATTATATTGACGCCATCCCCGATCACCTGATTGCTTATGAATCGATTCCCGACGAACAGGGACGGGCGAAGTCGCTGGCGTCTGTCTCCGTGCAGCGGGCGGGAGTGCAGCGGATTTATCAGGTCGACGATTTCATTCTACCTGTCGTGAATCATTATCGGCCCGGCTCGCATGCGTTCGGGGTCGTTCCCGCCGAAGCGCCCGCTGAGGAATTTAACCGTTTCGGCCCGATGAATCTGTTGTTTGCTTCGGGTTTCATCAACCCGGGCGGAGAGAAAGAAATACACCAGGGCGAATTTCAACTGGGACGTAACGGCACTCCCGGCATGAACCTGGTTTTCGAGCAACCGGTGGTGAATGGACCTGGTCCCGATATGATCATTTTCGATGCCCAGTCGATCGCCCACTCACTGGAGGGGGATGTGTTTCATTTGTACCCGCAGACCAATCACCCGACTGCCCGGCCGATGACGGTGCGGAAATATGACATCGACGGTCATTCCGAGCAGGCACAGATCATGACCGGCTGCCGTTTGACTCAGTTGAGTCCCGATTTCGCCGACGATGGAACGCCGCTGCCAATCGTGGCACGTTCGCAGCTGGTGCATCAGGTTCCCTCGCGGCTGTTTGCCGTCGGGATTGATCTGGATGACATGCAGATTCCGCCGGGCGGATCGATTACCGGACTGTTCCTGCAGGATGCCCAGGACGATGCCGACCGGATTGACCCGGTAGTTATTGTCGGACTTCCCCCCCGTTAA
- a CDS encoding DUF1549 domain-containing protein — translation MTLLTMSAANAADISPEMMKFFENEVRPLLAEHCWSCHGAKEQKGDLRLDTRGHILLGGESGTSMVPGKPEKSLLIEAVRYESYEMPPAGKLPEKQIKILEKWVALGAPWPGADDAVPLRKEQGPRFTAEDRAWWAIQPLQAVTVPDATGDGSKNEIDRFIFASQKQKGLTPAPEADRESLIRRVYFDLHGLPPTPQEVQEFVQDQRPDAYERLVDRLLASPRYGERWARHWLDVVRYADSDGYRADGYRSNAWRYRDYVIRSLNEDKPYSQFVQEQLAGDELFPGDVDAQIATGFLTHGIYEWNSRDVAGQWDIMLNELTDTVGDVFLGVGMQCARCHDHKFDPVLQKDYFQLRAFFEPILIETAQEVGTPEQLEQYRRELRAWEQATKAIREELAELEEPYREKARAVIISFPPDIQAMIHKPEEKRSPREQQLVELAWRQVEHNYRNLDKQLKGETKEKILALRRKLAKFDQLKPEPLPLAQQVRDVGAQAPQTRIPKKRTKCEPGFLTILETPADDYYGSPQPGSTSRRTALARWLTQDSNPLSTRVIVNRIWQYHFGKGLAPHSSDLGRLGGPPSHPELLDWLTQRFLDGDWRFKSLHRLIVTSATYRQSTQHPQEASMFALDPANKLYWCAETRRLDAEQIRDSILAVTGQLDLKVGGPGVTPSVPRRSIYLRMMRNSRDPLLQVFDMPRFFTSVSARDTTTSPVQSLQLFNSQQMLRFADQLAQRAEQEASKVPSADQEELALRRAWQIAFGRPVTSGELSQAREFLDRESRLLSEQKPTVDLQQFETATMPYRNGQSVVFHADKPSSFYVADNRRLTPNDFTIEAYFQIKSIYDSGAVRTIVSKWSGKVSEPGWLFGVTGRGSRRKPQTLVFRTYGKKQNGKIGDEIVFSDQHIEFNTPYYAAVSFHVTGERAGSIDFFLKDLSNDDEQLGKITKQHQTVEVHDNRLALAIGRMVQNKNSLFDGLIDEVRLSSAALDVPSLLYTQESITEKTLGYWRFDPVPGMFEDSSSHQYDITRDDRPTAASDPRRAAFADLCHILLNSNEFLYVD, via the coding sequence ATGACTCTGCTGACGATGTCTGCGGCGAACGCCGCTGATATCTCGCCGGAAATGATGAAGTTCTTCGAGAATGAAGTCCGCCCGCTGCTGGCGGAACATTGCTGGTCCTGTCATGGGGCGAAGGAGCAGAAGGGCGACCTGAGACTCGATACACGCGGCCACATTCTGCTGGGAGGCGAGTCGGGCACTTCTATGGTTCCAGGTAAGCCGGAGAAAAGTCTGCTGATTGAGGCGGTGCGTTATGAATCGTACGAGATGCCTCCCGCGGGAAAACTGCCCGAGAAGCAGATCAAGATCCTCGAAAAATGGGTTGCGCTGGGCGCACCCTGGCCCGGGGCCGACGATGCAGTTCCGCTGCGCAAAGAGCAGGGCCCCCGGTTTACTGCAGAAGACCGCGCCTGGTGGGCGATTCAGCCTCTGCAGGCTGTGACAGTCCCTGACGCGACTGGCGACGGGAGCAAAAACGAAATTGATCGGTTTATCTTTGCCAGTCAAAAGCAGAAAGGGTTGACGCCGGCACCGGAGGCGGACCGGGAATCGTTAATCCGGCGGGTCTATTTCGATCTGCACGGCCTGCCTCCCACGCCACAGGAAGTACAGGAGTTTGTGCAGGATCAGCGTCCTGATGCCTACGAGCGGCTGGTCGATCGTCTGCTGGCCAGTCCGCGTTACGGCGAACGCTGGGCCCGGCACTGGCTCGATGTGGTCCGCTACGCAGATTCTGATGGCTATCGAGCCGACGGTTATCGTTCGAATGCCTGGCGCTATCGCGATTATGTGATCCGATCGCTGAATGAGGATAAGCCTTATAGTCAGTTCGTGCAGGAACAGCTGGCGGGAGACGAACTGTTTCCCGGTGACGTCGACGCCCAGATCGCCACCGGCTTTCTGACGCACGGAATTTATGAGTGGAACAGCCGCGATGTCGCCGGTCAGTGGGATATCATGCTGAACGAGTTGACGGACACGGTCGGCGATGTCTTCCTCGGCGTGGGGATGCAATGTGCCCGCTGTCACGATCACAAGTTTGATCCCGTATTGCAGAAGGACTATTTCCAGTTACGGGCGTTCTTTGAACCGATTCTGATTGAGACCGCCCAGGAAGTGGGGACGCCGGAGCAACTGGAACAATACCGCCGCGAACTGAGAGCCTGGGAGCAGGCGACTAAAGCGATTCGCGAGGAGCTCGCGGAACTGGAAGAACCGTATCGGGAAAAGGCCCGGGCTGTCATCATCTCCTTTCCGCCTGATATCCAGGCGATGATTCACAAACCGGAAGAGAAACGATCTCCGCGGGAACAGCAACTGGTCGAGCTGGCATGGAGACAGGTAGAGCACAACTACCGGAATCTCGACAAACAGCTGAAGGGCGAAACGAAAGAAAAGATTCTGGCATTAAGGCGTAAGCTGGCGAAGTTCGATCAACTGAAGCCGGAACCGCTGCCGCTGGCACAGCAGGTCCGAGATGTCGGGGCACAGGCGCCTCAGACCAGGATCCCCAAGAAACGGACGAAATGCGAGCCCGGTTTCCTGACGATTCTCGAGACACCGGCGGACGATTATTATGGTTCGCCACAGCCGGGGAGCACCAGTCGCAGGACCGCGTTGGCCCGCTGGCTCACGCAGGACAGTAATCCGTTGTCGACGCGGGTGATCGTCAATCGGATCTGGCAATATCATTTTGGCAAAGGGCTGGCGCCGCACAGCAGCGATCTTGGTCGACTGGGGGGGCCGCCTTCGCATCCCGAATTACTGGACTGGCTGACACAGCGGTTTCTGGACGGGGACTGGCGGTTCAAGAGTCTGCATCGTCTGATCGTCACTTCAGCGACTTATCGACAGTCGACGCAGCATCCTCAGGAAGCGTCGATGTTCGCCCTCGATCCTGCCAACAAATTATACTGGTGTGCTGAGACACGCCGCCTGGATGCAGAACAGATTCGCGATTCGATCCTGGCGGTGACCGGTCAGCTGGATCTCAAGGTGGGAGGCCCCGGTGTGACTCCCAGCGTCCCCCGGCGGTCTATCTATTTGCGGATGATGCGCAACAGCCGTGATCCATTACTGCAAGTGTTCGATATGCCCCGGTTCTTCACCAGTGTGTCGGCCCGCGATACAACAACCTCTCCCGTGCAGTCACTGCAGCTGTTCAACAGCCAGCAGATGCTGCGATTCGCCGATCAACTTGCACAACGAGCCGAGCAGGAAGCGTCCAAAGTTCCCTCAGCCGATCAGGAAGAGTTGGCTCTGAGACGCGCGTGGCAAATCGCTTTCGGGCGACCGGTGACTTCCGGTGAACTGTCACAGGCCCGGGAGTTTCTCGATCGTGAATCCAGGCTGCTGTCGGAACAGAAACCGACCGTCGATCTGCAACAATTCGAAACCGCGACGATGCCTTACCGCAACGGGCAGTCGGTGGTGTTTCACGCCGATAAACCCTCTTCGTTCTACGTCGCCGATAACCGGCGGTTGACACCGAATGATTTTACCATTGAAGCCTACTTCCAGATTAAGTCGATCTATGACTCCGGAGCAGTGCGAACGATCGTTTCGAAGTGGAGCGGCAAAGTGTCTGAACCGGGCTGGCTGTTTGGCGTGACGGGCCGCGGTTCCCGTCGCAAGCCGCAAACGCTGGTCTTTCGGACTTATGGTAAGAAGCAGAACGGAAAGATCGGCGACGAGATTGTCTTTTCGGATCAGCATATTGAATTCAATACGCCCTATTATGCCGCAGTCAGTTTTCACGTGACGGGCGAACGGGCCGGCTCGATTGACTTCTTCCTGAAGGACCTCTCGAACGACGATGAGCAGCTGGGGAAGATTACGAAACAGCACCAGACTGTCGAGGTGCACGACAATCGTCTGGCGCTGGCCATCGGCCGTATGGTCCAGAATAAGAATAGCCTGTTTGACGGGCTGATTGATGAGGTCCGCCTGTCATCGGCGGCGCTGGATGTGCCGTCCCTGTTGTATACGCAGGAATCTATCACTGAGAAGACGCTGGGGTACTGGAGGTTCGATCCCGTACCGGGCATGTTTGAGGACAGTTCGTCCCATCAGTATGACATCACGCGGGATGACCGGCCGACAGCAGCCAGTGATCCCCGTCGTGCGGCGTTTGCTGATCTGTGCCACATTCTGTTGAACTCCAATGAATTTTTATACGTTGATTGA